One genomic segment of Nitratidesulfovibrio sp. includes these proteins:
- a CDS encoding type II secretion system F family protein yields the protein MMLVIAVLSVIAMFVFVMGVLDLAYGRRRATAQRVGQRMENLLRAKDEQDRVDLERRRSLSDVDWLHRMLAAQSWTKKMDLALEQAQVRATLGVLLLASVLGAASSFLVMHLLVDNLFLLVAPPLALGYAPFLWVQRKRNARMGRFQRQLPDALDLIARALKAGHAFNQGMRMVADEFADPIGPEIQKTLDEINFGIPANAALYNLTRRVDCPDLKFFVVSVNIQRETGGNLAEIVTNIARLIRERFKLAGRVRVLSAEGRLTAWILFALPFGIGFIINLLNADFMSALYATPEGNMLLTGSLFQMAIGGIVLKRMTTIRV from the coding sequence ATGATGCTCGTCATCGCCGTACTCTCGGTCATCGCCATGTTCGTGTTCGTCATGGGCGTGCTGGACCTGGCCTACGGTCGCCGCCGCGCCACGGCGCAGCGCGTGGGGCAGCGCATGGAAAACCTGCTGCGGGCGAAAGACGAGCAGGACCGGGTGGACCTGGAACGCCGCCGCTCCCTGTCCGACGTGGACTGGCTGCACCGGATGCTGGCCGCCCAGTCGTGGACCAAGAAGATGGACCTGGCACTGGAACAGGCGCAGGTACGGGCCACCCTGGGCGTGCTGCTGCTGGCCTCGGTGCTGGGCGCGGCCTCGAGCTTTCTGGTCATGCACCTGCTGGTGGACAACCTGTTCCTGCTGGTGGCGCCGCCGCTGGCGCTCGGCTACGCGCCCTTCCTGTGGGTGCAGCGCAAGCGCAACGCCCGCATGGGCCGCTTTCAGCGTCAGCTGCCCGATGCGCTGGACCTCATCGCCCGCGCGCTCAAGGCGGGGCATGCCTTCAATCAGGGCATGCGCATGGTGGCCGACGAATTCGCCGATCCCATCGGCCCGGAAATCCAGAAGACCCTGGACGAAATCAACTTCGGCATCCCGGCGAACGCGGCCCTGTACAACCTTACCCGCCGCGTGGACTGCCCGGACCTGAAGTTCTTCGTGGTGTCGGTGAACATCCAGCGTGAAACCGGCGGCAACCTGGCGGAAATCGTCACCAACATCGCCCGGCTGATCCGCGAACGGTTCAAGCTGGCGGGCCGGGTGCGCGTGCTTTCGGCGGAAGGCCGCCTGACCGCCTGGATCCTGTTCGCCCTGCCCTTCGGCATCGGGTTCATCATCAACCTGCTGAACGCCGACTTCATGAGCGCCCTGTACGCCACGCCCGAGGGGAACATGCTGCTTACCGGATCGCTGTTCCAGATGGCCATCGGCGGTATCGTGCTCAAGCGCATGACCACCATCAGAGTCTGA
- a CDS encoding CpaF family protein: MCDVSTLTLHGDHYYEIRARLQDRLLEMMDLAAAESLPPDRLAAEISRLVEKLLREEFRQAPLNAQEQRQLVEDIRDEVMGLGPLEPLLRDPTVNDILVNNYRMVYVERRGKLIRVNTRFLDDDHLRKIIDRIVARIGRRVDEASPMVDARLADGSRVNAIIPPLALDGPSLSIRRFSKDPLELEDLIRFGALSPDMGEVLRGIVKARLNIIVSGGTGSGKTTMLNCLSRFVPHDERIVTIEDAAELQLKQDHVVRLETRPANIEGQGQVTARDLVKNCLRMRPDRIIVGEVRSGEVLDMLQAMNTGHDGSLTTIHANTPRDCLMRLETMVAMAGLNIGTLSLKRYISSAVDVIIQVSRLSDGSRKMTSLSEITGMEGDAITMQDIFTFEQTGVDENGKVQGRFRSGGIRPRFAPRLAAMGIELGGALFDPDLSQ, encoded by the coding sequence GTGTGCGACGTGTCCACCCTGACCCTGCACGGCGACCACTACTACGAAATTCGCGCCCGCCTGCAAGACCGCCTGCTGGAGATGATGGACCTGGCCGCCGCCGAATCGCTGCCGCCCGACAGGCTGGCCGCAGAAATTTCGCGCCTGGTCGAAAAGCTGCTGCGCGAGGAATTCCGTCAGGCCCCCCTCAACGCGCAGGAGCAACGCCAACTGGTCGAGGACATCCGCGACGAGGTCATGGGCCTTGGCCCGCTGGAACCGCTGCTGCGCGACCCCACGGTCAACGACATCCTCGTCAACAACTACCGCATGGTCTACGTGGAACGGCGCGGCAAGCTGATCCGGGTCAACACCCGTTTCCTGGACGACGACCACCTGCGCAAGATCATCGACCGCATCGTGGCCCGCATCGGCCGCCGCGTGGACGAGGCATCGCCCATGGTGGACGCGCGCCTGGCCGACGGGTCGCGCGTCAACGCCATCATCCCGCCGCTGGCCCTGGACGGCCCCAGCCTGTCCATCCGCCGCTTTTCCAAGGACCCGCTGGAACTGGAAGACCTGATCCGCTTCGGCGCGCTGAGCCCGGATATGGGCGAGGTGCTGCGCGGCATCGTCAAGGCGCGGCTGAACATCATCGTTTCCGGCGGCACCGGCTCGGGCAAGACCACCATGCTCAACTGCCTGTCACGCTTCGTGCCGCACGACGAGCGCATCGTGACCATCGAAGACGCGGCGGAACTGCAACTGAAGCAGGACCACGTGGTGCGGCTGGAAACCCGCCCCGCCAACATCGAGGGGCAGGGTCAGGTCACCGCGCGCGACCTGGTCAAGAACTGCCTGCGCATGCGGCCCGATCGCATCATCGTGGGCGAAGTGCGCAGCGGCGAAGTGCTGGACATGCTGCAAGCCATGAACACCGGCCACGACGGCTCGCTGACCACCATCCACGCCAACACCCCGCGCGACTGCCTGATGCGCCTGGAAACCATGGTGGCCATGGCCGGGCTGAACATCGGCACCCTGTCGCTGAAGCGGTACATTTCGTCCGCCGTGGACGTGATCATCCAGGTTTCGCGCCTGTCCGACGGCTCGCGCAAGATGACCAGCCTTTCGGAAATCACCGGCATGGAAGGCGACGCCATCACCATGCAGGACATCTTCACCTTCGAACAGACCGGCGTGGACGAAAACGGCAAGGTGCAGGGGCGCTTCCGCTCCGGCGGCATCCGGCCCCGCTTCGCCCCGCGCCTGGCCGCCATGGGCATCGAGCTCGGCGGCGCGCTGTTCGACCCCGACCTGTCGCAGTAG
- a CDS encoding response regulator, protein MNITHPVCLLTKRLATREELTRVLARQDGFRLVTPGEADDLGLVVLELGEDLEDDFESIASLVSDPRVGEVFVASRQKDPDLIIRAMRAGISEFLSQPFRSDEVLAALEGYARRRRTARAASPSAAAPAAGGRIIHIMGAKGGVGATTVAVNLAVLAARSLVGTAPASDAKKTGRGLTGTNGRGTNAARDVQAMGDMALATGGPAANPAALPLAALMDMRLPQGDVPLFLDMEYSRTWADGARNLGRLDATFLRSLAERHASGLEVYASPDTGDDLDAISPRAVKAVLDLARALYAVTVVDGGPYADELALVSMQEAETILLVTDLALPALAGARRLLDDVAAAAPSVAARIQLVVNRMSPQAGVDLTEAERLLERKVFATVGDDYGAAVSAINQGVPLCEAAPRSVAARSLAKLAERLAPAAAAPGNGGTAPGMKAGGIFARLLHRKGDDTHEPNRRGMERDPERERGGLLPHGVLLQGARG, encoded by the coding sequence ATGAACATCACCCATCCCGTCTGCCTGCTCACCAAGCGCCTCGCCACGCGCGAGGAACTCACCCGCGTCCTCGCCCGGCAGGATGGCTTCCGCCTGGTCACCCCCGGTGAAGCCGACGACCTCGGACTGGTTGTCCTGGAATTGGGGGAAGACCTGGAGGACGATTTCGAGTCCATCGCCTCGCTGGTGTCCGACCCCCGCGTGGGCGAGGTGTTCGTGGCCTCGCGCCAGAAGGACCCGGACCTGATCATCCGCGCCATGCGCGCCGGGATCAGCGAATTCCTGTCCCAGCCGTTCCGCTCGGACGAGGTGCTGGCCGCGCTGGAAGGCTACGCGCGCCGCCGCCGTACCGCGCGAGCCGCAAGCCCGTCGGCTGCCGCGCCCGCCGCCGGTGGCCGGATCATCCACATCATGGGGGCCAAGGGCGGCGTGGGCGCCACCACCGTGGCCGTGAACCTTGCCGTGCTGGCCGCGCGTTCCCTGGTCGGCACCGCTCCCGCGTCCGATGCGAAGAAGACGGGCAGGGGCCTGACCGGAACGAACGGACGCGGCACCAATGCCGCGCGCGACGTGCAGGCCATGGGCGACATGGCCCTGGCCACGGGCGGCCCGGCCGCCAACCCCGCCGCGCTGCCGCTGGCGGCGCTGATGGACATGCGCCTGCCCCAGGGCGACGTGCCGCTGTTCCTGGACATGGAATATTCCCGCACCTGGGCCGACGGCGCGCGCAACCTTGGCCGCCTGGACGCCACCTTCCTGCGCAGCCTGGCCGAACGGCACGCCAGCGGCCTCGAAGTATACGCCTCGCCCGACACGGGCGACGACCTGGACGCCATCAGCCCCCGCGCGGTGAAGGCCGTACTGGACCTGGCCCGCGCCCTGTACGCCGTCACCGTGGTGGACGGCGGCCCCTATGCCGACGAACTGGCCCTTGTTTCCATGCAGGAGGCGGAAACCATCCTGCTGGTCACCGACCTGGCCCTGCCCGCCCTGGCGGGTGCCCGCCGCCTGCTGGACGACGTGGCCGCCGCTGCGCCCTCCGTGGCCGCGCGCATCCAGTTGGTGGTCAACCGCATGTCGCCCCAGGCCGGGGTGGACCTGACCGAGGCCGAACGGCTGCTGGAACGCAAGGTATTCGCCACCGTGGGCGACGACTACGGCGCTGCCGTGTCGGCCATCAACCAGGGCGTGCCCCTGTGCGAGGCGGCGCCCCGCTCGGTGGCCGCGCGCTCGTTGGCCAAGCTGGCCGAACGGCTGGCCCCCGCCGCCGCCGCGCCCGGCAACGGCGGCACCGCGCCCGGCATGAAGGCGGGGGGCATCTTCGCCCGCCTGCTGCACCGCAAGGGCGACGACACGCATGAACCCAATCGGCGCGGCATGGAACGCGACCCCGAACGCGAACGGGGCGGCCTGCTGCCGCACGGCGTCCTGTTGCAGGGCGCAAGGGGATAG
- a CDS encoding type II and III secretion system protein family protein, with product MLAAVLVLAVATQALADATPQSVPLAMGKSMVVRTAQPAARVSVADEGIAGVVVLSPQQVYITGKKPGGTTLTLWNGAGAITQVYDIQVTPDLAQLKEMLHRVLPDEKDIMVMAVGESITLAGTVRSSAGMTTALDVAKLYAPDKVTNLMQVGGVHQVMLEVKVAEMRKSVLERLGIDLTYAWNNDFAFGMLNQLFTLDSQKGVVGVGGTGAVISPNVTGMFRATAGQASLMGFLDVLKQNGLVKVLAEPTLICRSGETADFLAGGEIPIPVPQGLGTVAIEFKKYGVTLGFTPTVVSDKLISMRVNPEVSELDYTNVIEINGFTIPAISSRRAATTVELADGQSFAVAGLLRDEVRENIKKYPVLGDVPLLGTLFRSSNWQKNETELVIIVTPRLAKPLDGATAKLPTDGFREPSEFEFFLQGKMEGAAPAITAPAAYAAPRNTADAPSGMEGEFGHVLPGHAQGGTK from the coding sequence ATGTTGGCAGCCGTGCTGGTTCTGGCCGTCGCCACACAGGCCCTGGCCGACGCAACCCCGCAGTCCGTGCCGCTGGCCATGGGCAAGTCCATGGTGGTGCGCACCGCACAGCCCGCAGCCCGGGTTTCCGTGGCCGACGAAGGCATCGCGGGGGTGGTCGTACTGTCGCCCCAGCAGGTCTACATCACCGGCAAGAAGCCGGGCGGCACCACGCTTACCCTGTGGAACGGGGCCGGGGCCATCACCCAGGTCTACGACATCCAGGTCACCCCGGACCTTGCCCAACTGAAGGAAATGCTGCACCGCGTGCTGCCCGACGAAAAGGACATCATGGTCATGGCCGTGGGCGAATCCATCACCCTGGCAGGCACCGTGCGCAGCAGCGCGGGCATGACCACCGCCCTGGACGTGGCCAAGCTGTACGCCCCGGACAAGGTGACCAACCTCATGCAGGTGGGCGGCGTGCATCAGGTGATGCTGGAAGTGAAGGTGGCCGAGATGCGCAAGTCGGTGCTGGAACGCCTGGGCATCGACCTGACCTACGCCTGGAACAACGATTTCGCCTTCGGCATGCTGAACCAGCTGTTCACCCTGGACAGCCAGAAAGGCGTGGTGGGCGTGGGCGGTACAGGGGCCGTGATCAGCCCCAACGTCACCGGCATGTTCCGCGCCACTGCGGGCCAGGCGAGCCTGATGGGCTTTCTGGACGTGCTGAAGCAGAACGGCCTGGTCAAGGTGCTGGCCGAACCCACCCTGATCTGCCGCAGCGGCGAAACCGCCGACTTCCTCGCCGGGGGCGAAATACCCATCCCCGTGCCGCAGGGCCTGGGCACCGTGGCCATCGAATTCAAGAAGTACGGCGTGACCCTGGGCTTCACCCCCACGGTGGTCTCGGACAAGCTGATCAGCATGCGGGTAAACCCCGAAGTATCGGAACTGGACTATACCAACGTCATCGAAATCAACGGGTTCACCATTCCGGCCATCTCCTCCCGGCGCGCCGCCACCACCGTGGAACTGGCCGACGGCCAGAGCTTTGCCGTGGCGGGCCTGCTGCGCGACGAAGTGCGCGAGAACATCAAGAAATACCCCGTGCTGGGCGACGTGCCCCTGCTGGGCACGCTGTTCCGCTCCAGCAACTGGCAGAAGAACGAGACCGAACTGGTCATCATCGTCACCCCGCGCCTGGCCAAGCCGCTGGACGGCGCCACGGCCAAGCTGCCCACCGACGGCTTTCGCGAGCCATCGGAGTTCGAATTCTTCCTTCAGGGCAAGATGGAGGGCGCAGCCCCGGCCATCACCGCCCCCGCCGCCTACGCCGCACCCCGCAACACGGCCGATGCCCCCTCGGGCATGGAAGGCGAGTTCGGACACGTGCTGCCCGGCCATGCCCAAGGAGGCACGAAATGA
- the cpaB gene encoding Flp pilus assembly protein CpaB gives MRASSLIQISLALVLALVAGVLVFRFMQVNRAAAPQMAAPEQVELAVAAADVPRGAKLTAEQIKMAPFLKSSAPSGAFNKDAMPVGRVLSSDVTAGEPITEARLLQDGQAHGGVSTLIAPGMRAVAVKGNKVLGLSGFIRPGNRVDVLATLDDESREKSKSRTKLVLENVRVLATGTELKQEGDDTSTSSVDVYTLEISPQQAEPLSLAASRGELHFALRNPADDGTVLTPGTDVPGTLALLTSTPEGKPVPKVRETKVEMISGTERSTLRFPQ, from the coding sequence ATGCGCGCCTCCTCACTGATCCAGATTTCCCTCGCGCTGGTGCTGGCCCTGGTGGCCGGGGTGCTGGTGTTCCGGTTCATGCAGGTGAACCGCGCCGCCGCCCCCCAGATGGCCGCCCCCGAGCAGGTCGAGCTGGCGGTGGCCGCCGCCGACGTGCCGCGCGGCGCCAAGCTGACGGCCGAACAGATCAAGATGGCCCCCTTCCTGAAGTCCAGCGCGCCATCCGGCGCGTTCAACAAGGACGCCATGCCCGTGGGCCGGGTGCTTTCCTCCGACGTGACCGCCGGTGAACCCATCACCGAAGCCCGCCTGTTGCAGGACGGCCAGGCGCACGGCGGCGTCAGCACGCTGATCGCCCCCGGCATGCGCGCCGTGGCCGTCAAGGGCAACAAGGTGCTGGGCCTTTCCGGGTTCATCCGCCCCGGCAACCGCGTGGACGTGCTGGCGACCCTGGACGACGAAAGCCGCGAGAAGTCCAAGTCGCGCACCAAGCTGGTGCTCGAAAACGTGCGCGTGCTGGCCACCGGCACCGAACTGAAGCAGGAAGGCGACGACACCTCCACCTCTTCGGTGGACGTGTATACCCTGGAAATCTCGCCCCAGCAGGCCGAACCGCTGTCCCTGGCCGCCTCGCGCGGCGAACTGCACTTCGCCCTGCGCAACCCCGCCGACGACGGCACGGTGCTGACCCCCGGCACGGACGTGCCCGGCACGCTGGCCCTGCTGACCAGCACCCCGGAGGGCAAGCCGGTTCCCAAGGTGCGTGAAACCAAGGTGGAGATGATCTCCGGCACCGAACGTTCAACACTGAGGTTCCCGCAATGA
- a CDS encoding A24 family peptidase, producing MNPILAAPLAAVLLVAVTTDLRAMRIPNWLTFPAMLAGVVVNTVLGAWTGGLSGAWDGLLFSLSGFGLGLGLMLIPFLLRVMGAGDVKLLAAAGAFLGAETVFRAFIWTSLAGGVYALGVLAFHLPQLRAVLRSLRVSVELLAVTGRFDYVPATASARLPRLCYGVAIALGTGLAMAQAAFPSAMSALLPAWAVIL from the coding sequence ATGAACCCCATCCTTGCCGCCCCCCTCGCCGCCGTACTGCTGGTGGCCGTGACCACCGACCTGCGCGCCATGCGCATTCCCAACTGGCTCACCTTTCCCGCCATGCTGGCGGGCGTCGTGGTCAACACGGTGCTGGGCGCCTGGACCGGCGGCCTTTCCGGCGCCTGGGACGGCCTGCTCTTTTCCCTGTCCGGTTTCGGCCTGGGCCTCGGCCTGATGCTGATCCCCTTCCTGCTGCGGGTCATGGGCGCGGGCGACGTGAAGCTGCTGGCCGCCGCCGGTGCCTTCCTGGGTGCCGAAACCGTGTTCCGCGCCTTCATCTGGACCAGCCTTGCCGGCGGCGTCTACGCCCTGGGCGTGCTGGCCTTCCACCTGCCGCAGTTGCGCGCGGTGTTGCGCTCGCTGCGGGTATCCGTCGAACTGCTGGCCGTCACCGGTCGCTTCGACTACGTCCCCGCCACCGCCAGCGCCCGCCTGCCCCGGCTGTGCTACGGCGTGGCCATCGCGCTGGGTACCGGCCTTGCCATGGCGCAAGCCGCCTTCCCCTCGGCCATGTCCGCGCTGCTGCCCGCCTGGGCCGTCATCCTGTAG
- a CDS encoding Flp family type IVb pilin, giving the protein MLKSLTTLIRDEEGATALEYGLIAALIAAVIVAAVTALGTKVSSTFSYIDSKMPTPGS; this is encoded by the coding sequence ATGTTGAAGTCCCTCACCACCCTGATCCGTGACGAAGAAGGCGCCACCGCCCTCGAATACGGTCTCATCGCCGCCCTCATCGCCGCCGTCATCGTTGCCGCCGTCACCGCCCTCGGCACCAAGGTCAGCTCCACCTTCTCGTACATCGATTCCAAGATGCCCACCCCCGGCTCGTAG
- a CDS encoding Flp family type IVb pilin encodes MSKIIARLIRDEEGATALEYGLIAALIAAVIVAAVTALGTKVSSTFSYIDSKMPTPGS; translated from the coding sequence ATGTCGAAGATCATCGCCCGCCTGATCCGTGACGAAGAAGGCGCCACCGCCCTCGAATACGGCCTCATCGCCGCCCTCATCGCCGCCGTCATCGTCGCCGCGGTCACCGCCCTCGGCACCAAGGTCAGCTCCACCTTCTCGTACATCGACTCCAAGATGCCCACCCCCGGTTCGTAG
- a CDS encoding Flp family type IVb pilin has protein sequence MFERFTTLIRDEEGATALEYGLIAALIAAVIVAAVTALGTKVSATFSYIDSKMPTPGS, from the coding sequence ATGTTTGAACGCTTCACCACCCTGATTCGTGACGAAGAAGGCGCTACCGCTCTCGAATACGGCCTCATCGCCGCCCTCATCGCCGCCGTCATCGTCGCCGCCGTCACCGCCCTCGGCACCAAGGTCAGCGCAACCTTCTCGTACATCGACTCCAAGATGCCCACCCCCGGTTCGTAG
- a CDS encoding sigma-54 dependent transcriptional regulator, which yields MSGHILLIEDDTAFQSMLREALEERGHRVTAAGRAEDGIALLRGGGFDLVLSDVMLPGMSGVEAIPHLLSAAPGTDIIVMTAYSTRELALEAVKLGAYDVFSKPFSLKEMDIVIRRAMEKRRLQAEIAALRDSLRRDGPASRIIGESRAIMEVKALIEKVAPLDTTVLIMGESGTGKELASDTIRALSPRASAPFVKVNCAAIPEHLFENELFGHEKGAFTGAATAQPGKFELAQGGTLMLDEIGDMPLAIQPKLLRVVEQKQVERLGGRRPVTLDVRLIAATNQNLADRVREKAFREDLYYRLGVAVVHLPPLRSRREDIPLLAQHVVRRLQGTLGLPVHGLTPAAVAALCSYDWPGNVRQLANVIERAAIAAEGPIDAPDVDRALGRAPGATFERSAPEGMVSGHMSGPDDAAGRPDREGTDATGQPAPSTLPTPPPTGASPVGTHSASASAGASSTHAFAAAALTGPIDLRETMRMVERNLLLDALRRAEGRQTEAAVLLGLTPKNLWAKLQKHGIKPRNGLPLIQES from the coding sequence ATGAGCGGCCACATCCTGCTGATCGAAGACGACACCGCCTTCCAGTCCATGCTGCGCGAGGCACTGGAGGAACGCGGCCATCGCGTCACCGCCGCCGGGCGCGCCGAGGACGGCATCGCCCTGTTGCGTGGCGGCGGCTTCGACCTGGTGCTGTCCGACGTCATGCTGCCCGGCATGTCCGGGGTGGAAGCCATCCCCCACCTGCTTTCCGCCGCGCCGGGCACCGACATCATCGTCATGACCGCCTACTCCACGCGCGAGCTGGCGCTGGAGGCGGTGAAGCTGGGCGCCTACGACGTGTTCTCCAAGCCCTTCAGCCTGAAGGAAATGGACATCGTCATCCGCCGGGCCATGGAAAAACGCAGGTTGCAGGCGGAAATCGCCGCCCTGCGCGATTCGCTGCGCCGCGACGGCCCGGCCAGCCGCATCATCGGCGAAAGCCGGGCCATCATGGAGGTGAAGGCGCTCATCGAAAAGGTGGCCCCGCTGGACACCACCGTGCTGATCATGGGCGAATCGGGCACCGGCAAGGAGCTGGCCTCGGATACCATCCGGGCGCTGTCGCCGCGCGCGTCCGCGCCCTTCGTGAAGGTGAACTGCGCGGCCATTCCCGAGCATCTTTTCGAAAACGAACTCTTCGGCCACGAGAAGGGCGCCTTTACCGGCGCGGCCACGGCGCAGCCCGGCAAGTTCGAGCTGGCCCAGGGCGGCACCCTGATGCTGGACGAAATCGGCGACATGCCCCTGGCCATCCAGCCCAAGCTGTTGCGGGTGGTGGAGCAGAAACAGGTGGAACGCCTGGGCGGGCGCAGACCCGTTACGCTGGACGTGCGGCTCATCGCCGCCACCAACCAGAACCTTGCCGACCGGGTGCGCGAAAAGGCCTTTCGTGAAGACCTGTACTACCGCCTGGGCGTGGCCGTGGTGCATCTGCCCCCGCTGCGCAGCCGCAGGGAAGACATCCCCCTGCTGGCCCAGCACGTGGTGCGGCGGCTGCAAGGCACCCTGGGCCTGCCCGTGCACGGGCTGACCCCGGCGGCCGTTGCCGCCCTGTGTTCCTACGACTGGCCGGGCAACGTGCGCCAACTGGCCAACGTCATCGAGCGTGCCGCCATCGCCGCCGAAGGCCCCATCGACGCCCCCGACGTGGACCGCGCCCTGGGCCGCGCCCCCGGTGCAACGTTCGAAAGGTCCGCGCCCGAAGGGATGGTCTCCGGGCACATGTCCGGGCCGGACGACGCCGCAGGCCGACCGGACCGCGAGGGAACCGACGCCACCGGCCAGCCCGCCCCGTCCACCCTTCCCACCCCGCCGCCCACCGGCGCATCCCCGGTTGGCACGCACTCAGCCAGCGCTTCGGCGGGCGCGTCCTCCACCCACGCCTTCGCGGCGGCGGCCCTTACCGGCCCCATCGACCTGCGCGAAACCATGCGCATGGTCGAACGCAACCTGCTACTGGACGCGCTGCGCCGCGCCGAGGGCCGCCAGACCGAAGCCGCCGTGCTGCTGGGCCTGACCCCAAAGAACCTGTGGGCCAAGCTGCAGAAGCACGGCATCAAGCCGCGCAACGGACTGCCCCTGATCCAGGAATCCTAG
- a CDS encoding tetratricopeptide repeat protein, with product MPFLRPLALLRRAFTAALSCRALWVMAFVVALPLLSPPCGMAGPMASQENAMSSAGAGQTSPPLPPTNEPLAGLTARAKSGDPRAQLQLGMLHEEGRGVPQDLRRAEALYRQAIAKGDANAMNQLAVLIDSGRSSSSDRGEAVRLFRKAAEKGNGLAAYNLGLMLREGRGTRKDWPQAAYWLACADVLGEARAMKDLPPRVTQAGS from the coding sequence ATGCCCTTTCTCCGCCCACTCGCCCTGCTCCGCCGCGCATTCACCGCCGCCCTGTCGTGCCGTGCCCTGTGGGTCATGGCGTTCGTGGTCGCCCTGCCGCTGCTTTCGCCCCCTTGCGGCATGGCCGGCCCCATGGCCAGCCAGGAAAACGCAATGTCGTCCGCCGGGGCGGGGCAAACCTCTCCTCCGCTCCCCCCGACCAACGAACCGTTGGCGGGGCTCACCGCCCGGGCGAAATCGGGCGACCCGCGCGCGCAACTGCAACTCGGCATGCTGCATGAAGAGGGGCGCGGCGTGCCGCAGGATCTGCGCCGTGCCGAAGCCCTGTACCGGCAGGCCATCGCCAAGGGGGACGCCAACGCCATGAACCAGCTGGCCGTCCTCATCGACAGCGGCAGGTCCAGCAGCAGCGACCGTGGCGAGGCGGTGCGCCTGTTCCGCAAGGCCGCCGAAAAGGGCAACGGTTTGGCCGCCTATAACCTGGGCCTGATGCTGCGCGAAGGCAGGGGCACCCGCAAGGACTGGCCCCAGGCGGCCTACTGGCTGGCTTGTGCCGACGTCCTGGGCGAGGCGCGGGCCATGAAGGACCTGCCGCCCCGCGTGACGCAGGCCGGAAGTTAG